Within the Bacillus pumilus genome, the region GAAGAGATACAGGAGCTCCCGGTTGACACAATTATGCCAAACCGTTTTCAGCCACGCACCATTTTTTCAGAAGAAAAGATACATGAGCTGGCCACGACGATTCATACCCATGGCATTATTCAACCTATTGTCGTCAGACCGACAGAAGAAGAAGGAAAATATGAACTGATCGCCGGTGAAAGACGATGGAGAGCGGTACAGACTCTTCAATGGGAGAAAATCCCCGCTATTATAAAAGATTTTACTGATACGGAAACGGCATCTGTCGCATTGATTGAAAATTTGCAAAGAGAAGAGCTGTCTGCTATTGAAGAGGCTCATGCCTATGCACGTCTTTTAGAGCTTCATGATTTAACACAGGAAGCGCTTGCTCAGCGTTTAGGTAAGGGACAATCTACTGTTGCAAACAAACTTAGACTTTTAAAGTTGCCTGAAGAGGTACAACAAGCCATTTTAGAGAAAAAAATCTCTGAAAGGCATGCACGTTCACTTGTACCCCTAAAGCTTCCAGAATTACAAATCGCACTCTTGCAGGAAATCATCGAAAAGCAGCTGAATGTAAAACAGACTGAAGAGCGTGTAGTGAAAATGCTTGAACAAAAAACAGATCGCAAACCGAGGCCAAAACGTAAGGCGTTTAGTCGTGATACACGAATTGCGATGAATACCATTCGTCAGTCTCTCCATATGGTAGAAGACAGCGGGCTTAAAATAAATACCGAGGAAGAAGAATTTGAGGAATATATCCAATTAACAATTCGGATTCCTAAATAGAAAAAAGCTGATGAGAGCCACTCGTCAGCTTTTTTTATTGATTCTACATTATATTTACTTATTATTCATAAATTGGTAGAATATGATTTTCATAGAGGGAAGGAGGTGACATAACTCGATGAAAATGAAAAAGATGAATCTTGTTATTATTTGTTATTTACTGTTTTCTTTTTCTCTTTTTACAAATGAAACAACCATATTTGCTGTGAACTCGCCAACGATTGCTCCAGATGAAAGCCCGCTGACCAAAAAAGAACTGAACGTTCTGAAGAAACAAGGTGTTGTTTCAAAAGAGATCACGTTAGATCAATTAAATCATGAACATGAGTCTCAGGACGACACTATTGACTTGATTTCAGCTGGCGATCATTTGAAAGATTATGGCTTACAACAAAACAAGCAGGATGAGTTTGTGACGGATGAAAAGCCTCACACCATCAAGCACCTTTTAGGAAGGCCGTATCCTGGTACCAATATTATGCCTAAAAAAGGGGATATCTTGGTGACAAACACTGATGCTGTGAAGGGTATCGTTGGACATGCAGGTATCGTCATTAATGAGGAAAGTTTTGCTTCTATTCCCGGGTTTCGACAGCATCCTCAGCTTGATTCCATTCTTAACTGGTTTCGCTATAATGCCAACACAAAGGTCATTCGGATTAATCAAAAGGAAACAGCAGACCTGGCAGGGGAATGGGCGCGTGATTATGTGAAAGCTCATCCAACTGCTCGATACTCCATCACTATGTCCATTCAATCACTGGATCCGACCTATTGTTCAAAGATTGTGTGGCAGGCCTATGCCAAAACAGGCGATGCTGTAGGTCATGCGACATTTACCATTAAGACACCCTATGGATTCTTAAAAAAGAGAAGCTACAAAACGGTGATCCCTAAGATCATTGTGAACGAAGGCCGAACAATCGGTGGATTACAATTTTGATAGATGCCCTCACTTTTGATGCAAGTGAGGGTTTTTCATATTGATTTTTTCTTCAATAGTTATATTGATATATTTTTTACTGTGTTTAAATTCGTTTTTTCATGTGCGAAAATAGAGATTTGCTGACGAATATATAATGGAGAAACAAAAAAAGCAAACGTTTCATACTTTTTTTGATAGAATAGGAAGTATGAATGAATGAGAAACTTGTTAAGTTGAAAGTGGGTGTCATCGTGGGAAAAATCATAGCGATTACCAACCAGAAGGGCGGCGTCGGGAAGACGACAACTTCTGTTAATTTGAGTGCGTGTTTAGCATACATAGGTAAACGAGTGTTGTTAGTTGATATTGATCCGCAGGGTAATGCCACGAGTGGTATTGGGATTGAGAAGGCCGACGTAGAAAAGTGCGTGTACGATATTTTAGTTGATGATGCAGATGTTCTTGATGTGATTAAGACGACAGAGGTCGAAAATCTCGATGTCATTCCTGCGACGATACAACTTGCAGGGGCTGAAATAGAGCTTGTGCCTACGATTTCACGAGAAGTGAGATTGAAGAGAGCACTTGAGTCTGTTAAGCAAAATTATGATTATATGATTATTGACTGCCCGCCATCACTCGGATTACTGACGATTAATGCGTTAACCGCATCCGATTCCGTTTTAATTCCGGTACAGTGTGAATATTATGCGCTTGAAGGATTGAGCCAATTATTAAACACTGTTCGTCTCGTGCAGAAACATTTAAATACGGATCTTGCCATTGAAGGTGTATTGCTGACAATGCTTGATGCACGAACAAATCTTGGGATTCAAGTCATCGAAGAAGTGAAGAAATACTTCAGAGATAAGGTCTATCAGACCGTGATTCCGCGAAATGTAAGACTGAGTGAAGCGCCTAGTCATGGGAAACCGATTATCTTGTATGATCCACGTTCAAGAGGTGCAGATGTCTATTTAGACTTAGCAAAGGAAGTGGATGCGAATGGCTAAAGGTCTTGGAAAGGGTATTAATGCACTATTTAACACTGTAGATTCAAATGAAGAAACGGTTGAAGAAATCAAAATAAAGGATTTGCGTCCGAACCCATATCAGCCAAGGAAAACGTTTGATGAAGATGCATTGTCTGATCTGAAAGAATCTATTCAGCAGCATGGTGTGTTACAGCCGATCATTGTCCGCAAATCGATTAAAGGATATGACATTGTAGCAGGTGAACGTCGTTTCCGTGCAGCTCAACAAGCTGGTCTGACAACGATTCCTGCGATCGTCCGAGAATTTTCAGAAACGCTGATGAGAGAAATTGCCCTTTTAGAAAACTTGCAACGAGAGGATTTATCTCCATTAGAAGAAGCGGAAGCCTATGCTTCCTTGCTAGATCACCTAAGTGTGACGCAAGAAGAATTAGCGAAGCGATTAGGGAAGAGCAGACCGCATATTGCGAATCATCTCCGCCTTTTGACTTTACCGGATGAAGTACAAAAGCTGATTGCAGATGGTACGTTATCGATGGGACATGGAAGAACCTTGCTTAGCTTGAAAAACAAAAATAAGCTGGCGCCATTGGTAAAGAAAATCGTGGACGAGGGATTAAACGTACGTCAGGTTGAGAAACTTGTTCAGCAGTTAAACGAAAATGTTCCACGTGAAACAAAGAAAAAAGAAGCACCAAAGGATCGAGTGTTGAAAGAAAGAGAGTCTTTCTTACAAAACTACTTTGGCACTTCAGTGTCGATCAAGAAACAGAAGAAAAAAGGAAAAATAGAGATTGAATTTCTCTCCAACGAAGATTTAGAAAGAATCCTCGAATTGCTTTCTACGAGAGAATCATCAGAGTGACCATCTTGATACGAGATGGTCTTTTTTATATTCTCCCAGTGATATTTTGAATAGGAGCAAAGAGAGAACGACTTTTTTCTCTTGTCCAATCCATTTGATCAATATGAGATAGACTTTCAGAAAGTGTATTGGCCATAGACATGACAAGATGAAGGCGTGTGTTTTGGAGAACGAAGTATTCCATAAAGCCGCTCACATTGACGATCCCATTAATATGAATATCTCCTACCTCTGGCAGCTCTTTTTGTACACCCGCTCCAGGCTTTAACGGTCCATCGCCAATTTGGAAGGAGCCTACACTTTTCACTCTTCCTAAACAGGCATCAATTGCTACAATAAATGGATGTTTATGAGCTTGTTCAATTTCAGCAAGCTTTTCTTTTAAATTAACCGCATGAACTGGGTCAGAGAGCGTTCCATATACATGAAGCTTTTTCAAATCAAGACCTGAAAGCTTTGTACCAACAAGTGGACCTAGAGAGTCGCCAGTTGAGCGGTCTGTTCCAATACAAACGATGGCAACGGGTCTTTTTCCTGCTTTCTGAAGATGCGAGAATAAAATACTTTTAAGCTGTTGAATGGCGTTTGTATCCGTATGGGACACGTATTCTTTCACCCTATTTCTAAAAAAAAGACCGTTCTTGCTATTCATAGGTCTCACTTCCTTGTCATAGTAGTTAGTAACAGTATACGGAAACAAGCTTAATTCTATACCTATGAGGTGATGATTGTGTGGAAGGCTGGTTCAAGGTGGACGCTTTT harbors:
- the soj gene encoding sporulation initiation inhibitor protein Soj produces the protein MGKIIAITNQKGGVGKTTTSVNLSACLAYIGKRVLLVDIDPQGNATSGIGIEKADVEKCVYDILVDDADVLDVIKTTEVENLDVIPATIQLAGAEIELVPTISREVRLKRALESVKQNYDYMIIDCPPSLGLLTINALTASDSVLIPVQCEYYALEGLSQLLNTVRLVQKHLNTDLAIEGVLLTMLDARTNLGIQVIEEVKKYFRDKVYQTVIPRNVRLSEAPSHGKPIILYDPRSRGADVYLDLAKEVDANG
- the noc gene encoding nucleoid occlusion protein; translation: MKHSLSRFFGLGDKEHPERETEIEAEIAEHDTLKEEIQELPVDTIMPNRFQPRTIFSEEKIHELATTIHTHGIIQPIVVRPTEEEGKYELIAGERRWRAVQTLQWEKIPAIIKDFTDTETASVALIENLQREELSAIEEAHAYARLLELHDLTQEALAQRLGKGQSTVANKLRLLKLPEEVQQAILEKKISERHARSLVPLKLPELQIALLQEIIEKQLNVKQTEERVVKMLEQKTDRKPRPKRKAFSRDTRIAMNTIRQSLHMVEDSGLKINTEEEEFEEYIQLTIRIPK
- a CDS encoding ParB/RepB/Spo0J family partition protein, translating into MAKGLGKGINALFNTVDSNEETVEEIKIKDLRPNPYQPRKTFDEDALSDLKESIQQHGVLQPIIVRKSIKGYDIVAGERRFRAAQQAGLTTIPAIVREFSETLMREIALLENLQREDLSPLEEAEAYASLLDHLSVTQEELAKRLGKSRPHIANHLRLLTLPDEVQKLIADGTLSMGHGRTLLSLKNKNKLAPLVKKIVDEGLNVRQVEKLVQQLNENVPRETKKKEAPKDRVLKERESFLQNYFGTSVSIKKQKKKGKIEIEFLSNEDLERILELLSTRESSE
- the yyaC gene encoding spore protease YyaC, producing MNSKNGLFFRNRVKEYVSHTDTNAIQQLKSILFSHLQKAGKRPVAIVCIGTDRSTGDSLGPLVGTKLSGLDLKKLHVYGTLSDPVHAVNLKEKLAEIEQAHKHPFIVAIDACLGRVKSVGSFQIGDGPLKPGAGVQKELPEVGDIHINGIVNVSGFMEYFVLQNTRLHLVMSMANTLSESLSHIDQMDWTREKSRSLFAPIQNITGRI